The Deinococcus roseus genome has a window encoding:
- a CDS encoding PA14 domain-containing protein has protein sequence MHNLKRGLVLLAALGLTGCGLFTPPAVKSPSPNPTTEITPDILPLGTVPLCTNIPPGGNYPYGSSGPMWRQWVYLNDGTTPLNYSSFTTDLPASGNVSLNTYVYNSTGGVTYPSPLIYQYLYSPAVSISGIEVSTGKTVPQLTLSASASYGPLYSGSAKQYDLPVVSIANTFKLLDASGNVIKDASGNEIINSGSQTYTPSINGNRVRFPGGQNLKLEFYLDPAAKTRKEIIQATYKDPTTGANKTDWVKVDMPYQEAYLKVTTPSYVVYEPTGVKTYQTSINPLPKFKFILRGYNNSVTNDRRFLMHQGIAYTRPSTIASGDQVALNSWLDTRADFVLGWNLYNQKIASATLDANGEPVVNAATATTQTNWNLGTPGYANDKNCISKTFAVEKGIYQRHSVIMPAAPVSQKATFSDTQQGLKAEYFDNADFTNKRLERLDAGVNFDWGGYSPAPYVSPESYSVRWSGSIKPQYSEEYTFYFAKNSDALSRVIVNGKVVIDNWSENTLSVGAGTIKLNSGELYDISIWYKRNSSQEKIILEWSSQSQSRSPVSFQTLNPISHPKNEIMGILSTSIEARDIAFTPESALVHKFSEGTYRVRITGNYLGKDKIYLINIKNRIIEGIYSISILGEKAIFEDLQRHKSIEIGNVVDFVNSSNLLNSEFTNSVGRKILIEYIHPLLRNSESENQTLKKQNIVMDSLVRSSSCDSCKSLLDKVLDGEKNFLKNLAIDVATSVGAMAGCKGLSSYALALCLLGTGALQLNDSYDDNLDAFSKDEMLYFSCVFFGRSFYDVVSQLNVIVPPCPHGFTYWPKYFETTVSVRDEVVVPITIRNNDNSVLNLAISNYIVGHGIGSGVAATVETPPGAATLLAPGASTTFKVRFVCTLPSVCTDYEAVTSFSVKDLIIPEAPYPDDAVNPSNWGDKIEMTYQKIHFLPYVSVDAYRNPARTNEYLFAKSGQRFNLYLALDGFVNPDKSKISWDLPEGASIVGYPKGMTDQSEIVVELPKRNSDTSVKYITGIYNDYKQYGQDKFAVSMYPISISALSNNSGSILTTAGKKYIINVDVQNDATQLSDGYTTRKWDYSYTGRGGINILDDYRLEFTAPVALPNDTTEYIVFTSKNDPSKRVTFYIGLTPVSVVIYRPPNEQEYNYSGEATVESGQIINLRASVGPDANNSGVTWSIQGPGSGIVGSDPLDFTYIAPRNTSGNPEAIVEARSKIDPTKFFRYTVKIKSIYVYLCGGNYCEQSGTVFSGNYPFSGMAVNDYRNYGAIEYTSEIKPINGYLPVPRNCSTQTVPLVVSARSIGDPSKTATLTFYIWPSSC, from the coding sequence ATGCACAATCTGAAACGCGGTCTGGTGCTGCTTGCAGCACTCGGATTGACTGGCTGTGGGCTGTTCACGCCCCCAGCTGTTAAAAGTCCGTCCCCAAATCCCACCACCGAAATCACCCCGGACATCCTTCCCCTGGGCACCGTTCCCCTGTGCACCAACATCCCTCCAGGTGGCAATTATCCCTATGGCAGCAGTGGACCGATGTGGAGACAGTGGGTGTACCTCAATGATGGCACCACTCCCCTCAATTACTCCAGTTTCACCACGGACCTGCCTGCTTCTGGCAACGTGAGCCTCAACACCTATGTCTACAACAGCACAGGTGGCGTGACCTACCCCAGCCCGCTGATCTACCAGTACCTGTACAGCCCTGCCGTGTCCATCTCCGGGATCGAGGTGTCCACCGGAAAAACCGTTCCACAGCTCACCCTGTCTGCCAGCGCCAGCTATGGTCCGCTGTATTCAGGCAGTGCCAAACAATATGACCTTCCTGTGGTCAGCATTGCCAACACCTTCAAACTGCTGGATGCCAGTGGCAACGTGATCAAGGATGCCAGCGGCAACGAGATCATCAATTCAGGCAGCCAGACCTACACCCCAAGCATCAACGGAAACCGGGTGCGCTTCCCCGGAGGGCAGAACCTGAAGCTGGAGTTCTACCTGGACCCTGCAGCGAAGACCCGCAAGGAGATCATTCAGGCGACCTACAAGGATCCCACCACAGGAGCCAACAAAACCGACTGGGTGAAGGTGGACATGCCGTATCAGGAAGCCTACCTGAAGGTGACCACCCCCAGTTATGTGGTCTACGAGCCCACAGGAGTGAAAACCTACCAGACCAGCATAAACCCCTTGCCCAAATTCAAGTTCATCCTGCGGGGATACAACAACAGCGTGACCAATGACCGCAGATTCCTGATGCACCAGGGGATTGCTTACACCCGTCCCAGCACCATTGCTTCTGGGGATCAGGTGGCCTTGAACAGCTGGCTGGACACCCGTGCAGATTTTGTGCTGGGCTGGAACCTGTACAACCAGAAAATTGCTTCTGCAACGCTGGATGCGAACGGGGAACCTGTGGTGAATGCTGCCACTGCAACCACCCAGACCAACTGGAACCTGGGCACCCCTGGATATGCCAACGACAAGAACTGTATCAGCAAAACCTTTGCAGTGGAGAAGGGAATCTACCAGCGGCATTCTGTGATCATGCCTGCTGCACCTGTGTCTCAGAAAGCAACGTTCAGCGATACGCAACAGGGCCTCAAAGCAGAATACTTTGACAATGCAGATTTCACCAACAAGAGGTTGGAGCGTCTGGATGCTGGTGTGAACTTTGACTGGGGAGGGTATTCACCAGCACCTTATGTTTCTCCTGAGAGCTACAGTGTGCGCTGGAGTGGGAGCATCAAGCCCCAGTACAGTGAAGAATATACTTTTTACTTTGCAAAAAATAGTGATGCACTAAGTCGCGTTATAGTCAATGGAAAAGTTGTAATCGATAATTGGAGTGAAAACACATTATCTGTGGGTGCTGGAACTATAAAGCTTAATTCTGGAGAGTTGTACGACATATCTATTTGGTACAAAAGAAATTCTTCCCAAGAAAAAATAATTCTCGAATGGTCTAGTCAAAGCCAGTCGCGATCTCCTGTGTCGTTTCAGACGCTTAATCCCATATCTCATCCAAAAAATGAAATCATGGGTATTTTAAGTACAAGCATAGAAGCAAGAGACATTGCATTTACTCCCGAAAGTGCTCTTGTGCACAAGTTTTCTGAAGGAACGTATAGAGTTAGGATTACTGGAAACTATTTGGGGAAAGATAAAATATATCTTATCAATATTAAAAATCGGATTATAGAAGGAATTTATAGCATCTCTATTTTAGGAGAGAAAGCTATTTTCGAAGACTTGCAAAGACATAAGAGTATTGAAATAGGGAATGTTGTGGATTTTGTAAATTCTTCTAATTTGCTTAATTCTGAATTTACTAATAGTGTTGGAAGGAAAATATTAATCGAGTACATTCACCCACTTTTGAGGAACTCAGAATCTGAAAATCAGACACTTAAAAAGCAAAATATTGTTATGGACTCACTGGTTAGATCTAGTAGTTGTGATTCTTGCAAATCTTTACTCGATAAAGTATTGGATGGGGAAAAGAATTTTCTTAAAAATTTGGCAATTGATGTTGCTACTTCTGTTGGGGCAATGGCTGGATGCAAGGGTCTTAGTTCCTATGCGTTAGCGTTGTGTCTTCTTGGTACTGGCGCTTTGCAATTGAATGATAGTTATGACGATAACTTGGACGCATTTTCTAAAGATGAAATGCTGTATTTTAGCTGTGTATTTTTTGGGAGAAGTTTTTACGATGTAGTTTCTCAGCTTAATGTAATAGTACCTCCATGTCCACATGGATTTACATACTGGCCGAAATACTTTGAGACTACTGTAAGTGTAAGAGATGAAGTTGTTGTTCCTATTACAATTAGAAATAATGATAATTCTGTCCTTAATTTAGCGATATCTAATTATATTGTGGGTCATGGTATTGGATCTGGTGTTGCAGCAACTGTTGAAACTCCTCCAGGTGCGGCAACCTTACTTGCTCCAGGTGCATCAACAACATTTAAAGTTCGTTTCGTATGCACATTGCCTTCTGTATGTACAGATTATGAAGCAGTTACTAGTTTTTCTGTGAAAGATCTGATTATACCTGAAGCTCCGTATCCAGATGATGCTGTTAATCCTTCTAATTGGGGTGATAAAATTGAGATGACTTATCAAAAAATTCATTTTCTTCCTTATGTATCGGTTGATGCATATAGAAATCCAGCTAGAACTAATGAATACTTATTTGCAAAATCTGGTCAGAGATTTAATTTGTATTTAGCGTTAGATGGTTTTGTAAATCCAGATAAATCTAAAATCTCATGGGATCTGCCGGAAGGTGCTAGTATTGTGGGTTACCCGAAAGGCATGACAGATCAATCCGAAATCGTTGTAGAGTTGCCTAAAAGAAATTCTGATACAAGTGTGAAATATATTACAGGAATTTATAATGACTACAAGCAATATGGTCAAGATAAATTTGCTGTTTCCATGTATCCAATCAGTATTTCTGCTCTTAGTAATAACTCGGGATCAATTTTAACAACTGCCGGAAAAAAATATATTATAAATGTAGATGTGCAAAATGATGCTACACAGCTATCTGATGGTTACACAACAAGAAAATGGGACTACTCTTATACGGGTAGAGGGGGAATTAATATTCTTGATGATTATAGGCTTGAATTCACCGCTCCTGTGGCATTGCCCAATGATACAACTGAATATATTGTTTTCACTAGTAAAAATGACCCTTCAAAGAGAGTCACTTTTTATATTGGATTGACTCCTGTTTCTGTAGTGATTTATAGACCCCCTAATGAGCAAGAATATAATTACAGTGGTGAGGCAACTGTAGAGTCGGGTCAAATTATTAATTTACGTGCCTCTGTTGGCCCTGATGCCAATAATTCAGGTGTTACATGGAGTATTCAAGGACCTGGAAGTGGTATTGTAGGATCTGATCCTCTTGATTTCACTTATATTGCACCAAGAAACACCTCTGGAAACCCAGAGGCCATTGTTGAAGCTCGAAGC
- a CDS encoding YqhA family protein, with protein sequence MKRLLGLTRLIAVLGVVSSLILSFLMFLFVAVRTFVLAKESLQHISEAKTGKNLLVASIEQADALLVATALLVIGFGLYSLFVGKIDSIPSFLEVKSFTDLKDKLVNVSVVALVVAFFSLVIEHLNDWGVLEVGAGIGAVVLAVSVYGFVNGKSKETEQELEKEQP encoded by the coding sequence ATGAAACGCCTCTTGGGTCTCACCCGCCTGATTGCAGTGCTGGGCGTGGTGTCCAGCCTGATCCTCTCTTTCTTGATGTTCCTGTTCGTGGCCGTGCGCACTTTTGTGCTGGCAAAAGAATCGCTGCAGCACATCAGCGAAGCCAAAACCGGAAAAAATCTGCTGGTGGCCAGCATCGAACAGGCCGATGCACTGCTGGTCGCCACTGCACTGCTGGTGATTGGTTTTGGTCTTTACTCCCTGTTTGTGGGGAAAATCGACAGCATTCCCTCTTTTCTGGAGGTCAAATCCTTCACGGACCTGAAAGACAAACTGGTCAATGTTTCGGTGGTGGCCCTGGTGGTGGCTTTCTTCTCTCTGGTGATTGAACACCTGAACGACTGGGGGGTGCTGGAGGTGGGTGCGGGAATCGGCGCTGTGGTTCTGGCGGTTTCAGTGTATGGATTTGTGAACGGGAAATCCAAAGAAACAGAGCAAGAACTGGAAAAAGAGCAGCCCTGA
- a CDS encoding glycoside hydrolase family 3 C-terminal domain-containing protein, which yields MNIRMALSLLTFCLLPPALAADPLYLNPEAPLKERVTDLISHLSLQEKVSQLMDQAPPVFNDVLDIPGYGWWNEALHGVARNGLATVFPQAIALAATWDEKLMHQVADAISDEARAKYQIAKLNYDTTRYQGLTFFSPNINIFRDPRWGRGHETYGEDPYLTGKMAVQFIKGMQGDDPRYLKTVATAKHFAVHSGPEGLRHSFDARVSLHDLYDTYLPQFEMTVKEGKVESVMSAYNRLNGVPASASPFLLTDLLRNKWGFQGYVVTDCWALYDLFNGHQYSKNIAEAVAASIKAGVDLECADAFRTGIPQALQQGLLTEKDLDTALERLFTARFKLGMFDPKDRVPYNQIPYSVVDSAENRQLARLAAQKSLVLLKNQNNLLPISSAVKSIAVIGPTASDEDVLLGNYNGTPSESTTLLEGLQEAAQEKGIKLSYSKGSPILGSENPYLPEALQQAKDADLVVLVLGITPHQEGEENESPDNPSGDRKDIRLPQVQEDLLKAVIETGKPVALVLTGGSAQAISYAREKAGAILVSWYSGEEGGHAVADVLFGKSNPAGRLPITFYSGLQDLPDFNDYAIQGRTYRYYQGKPLWGFGYGLSYSSFGYSALALSSKTLSASDGLKVTVQVKNTSQRDGEEVSQLYIRPRNAPAGSPRQWLAGFARTPLKAGESQQLQFQLGLRELGLVNEQGERLMVPGTYDVFVGGSQPSEADFSGQQATFVIR from the coding sequence GTGAACATCCGAATGGCACTGAGCCTGTTGACCTTCTGTTTGCTGCCACCTGCCCTGGCTGCCGATCCGCTGTATCTCAATCCTGAAGCTCCACTGAAAGAGCGGGTGACCGACCTGATCTCCCACCTGAGCCTGCAAGAGAAGGTTTCCCAGCTCATGGACCAGGCCCCTCCGGTGTTCAACGATGTGCTGGACATTCCAGGTTACGGCTGGTGGAACGAGGCCCTGCACGGCGTGGCCAGAAATGGTCTGGCCACCGTGTTCCCGCAGGCCATTGCCCTGGCCGCCACCTGGGACGAAAAGCTGATGCATCAGGTGGCAGATGCCATTTCAGACGAGGCAAGGGCCAAGTACCAGATCGCCAAACTGAATTACGACACCACCCGTTACCAGGGGCTGACGTTCTTCAGCCCCAACATCAACATTTTTCGGGATCCGCGCTGGGGAAGGGGCCACGAAACCTATGGAGAAGACCCTTATCTGACCGGAAAAATGGCGGTGCAATTCATCAAAGGCATGCAGGGAGATGACCCCAGATACCTGAAAACCGTGGCCACAGCCAAGCATTTTGCGGTGCACTCTGGACCAGAAGGCTTGAGACACAGTTTTGATGCCAGGGTCAGTTTGCATGACCTTTATGACACATATCTTCCCCAATTTGAAATGACCGTCAAGGAAGGCAAAGTGGAGTCGGTGATGTCTGCCTACAACCGCCTGAATGGGGTGCCCGCCAGTGCCAGTCCCTTTCTGCTCACAGACTTGCTGCGCAACAAATGGGGGTTTCAGGGTTACGTGGTGACCGACTGCTGGGCGTTGTACGACCTGTTCAATGGACATCAATACAGCAAGAACATTGCTGAAGCTGTTGCTGCTTCCATCAAAGCAGGGGTGGATCTGGAGTGTGCAGATGCTTTCAGAACCGGCATTCCCCAGGCATTGCAGCAGGGCCTGCTGACCGAAAAAGACCTGGACACTGCCCTGGAAAGGCTTTTTACGGCCCGTTTCAAACTGGGCATGTTCGACCCGAAAGATCGGGTGCCCTACAACCAGATTCCTTACTCGGTGGTGGACTCTGCAGAAAACCGCCAGCTGGCCCGCCTTGCTGCCCAGAAATCCCTGGTTTTGCTGAAAAACCAGAACAATCTTTTGCCCATTTCTTCAGCGGTGAAATCCATCGCGGTGATTGGCCCAACCGCCAGTGATGAAGACGTGCTGCTGGGCAATTACAACGGCACCCCCTCAGAAAGCACCACCCTGCTGGAGGGGCTGCAAGAAGCGGCGCAGGAAAAAGGCATCAAACTCTCTTACAGCAAAGGCTCTCCCATCCTGGGCAGTGAAAATCCTTACTTGCCAGAGGCCTTGCAACAGGCAAAAGATGCAGATCTGGTGGTGCTGGTGCTGGGCATCACCCCCCATCAGGAAGGCGAGGAGAACGAGAGCCCGGACAACCCCAGTGGAGACCGCAAAGACATCAGGCTCCCACAGGTGCAAGAAGACCTTCTGAAAGCTGTGATCGAAACGGGAAAACCCGTGGCACTGGTCCTGACGGGAGGCAGTGCCCAGGCGATTTCTTATGCCAGAGAGAAAGCTGGAGCCATTCTGGTGTCCTGGTACTCCGGTGAGGAGGGAGGGCATGCTGTGGCAGATGTGCTGTTTGGCAAGAGCAATCCTGCCGGACGGCTTCCCATCACTTTTTATTCTGGATTGCAGGACCTGCCCGATTTCAACGATTACGCCATTCAGGGCAGAACCTACCGTTATTACCAGGGCAAGCCCCTGTGGGGTTTCGGGTATGGCCTGAGTTACAGCAGCTTTGGATACTCTGCCCTTGCTTTGTCCAGCAAGACCCTCTCTGCCAGCGACGGCCTGAAAGTGACCGTGCAGGTCAAAAACACCAGCCAGCGGGACGGGGAAGAGGTCAGCCAGCTGTACATTCGACCCAGAAATGCACCTGCAGGCAGCCCCAGACAGTGGCTGGCAGGATTTGCTCGCACCCCATTAAAGGCAGGAGAATCCCAGCAACTGCAATTCCAGCTGGGTTTGCGTGAACTGGGTCTGGTCAATGAACAGGGAGAGCGCCTGATGGTGCCCGGAACCTATGATGTGTTTGTGGGAGGCAGTCAGCCTTCAGAAGCAGATTTTTCTGGGCAGCAGGCCACTTTTGTGATCCGTTGA
- a CDS encoding delta-60 repeat domain-containing protein codes for MNKRFCALLALTTLLAACGTTPRVNQVTPPSNNPSNILGYVDMTIGENPQFQWVQKDANGQFVPQSLEQIPQGIDLQLLSNGNPWLDNDHERILMSTYKVRNGKGSTAYPQQKNVTFLAMDSYYTIDHTSIISMRDAYNQVFYSSAVANRIMPTHGSSVSISPNSIEPNHYTTMANSAYSDLVYYTENEIQHLQGTNNVFPWGFAVRHCLNTSCTSYDRTLPANPNLYQYDGKVTFAYKVPFSACLLRSVHVLFMVVKDDAAAPRIVQSEDEQANKTIAGLGSAPAGWNVLKLNGSTLSGGTLLQNVRITGTSSSPEVVISKNTAPTGINVSSTNVASYTAGAVVGNLTPVDSGVADIYSYTVSDSRFEVVAGVLKLKADQAIGLTPTSIPLTVTVTDSAGGTFNKSLNIAVVPSGGLRDHTFGGGLGIDITSVSSNDDQSFGLDLQSQGNNAGKIIQVGQTFNLNMPGTGNVYDFALVRHNADGSLDTSFGTGGMVIDHVSNVANASAGSDTARTIKVLPDDSILVAGIARGGSSTSADFALVKYTSNGTRDLTFGSSGKVLSSIGAGSAADQANGIAVLNDGRILLAGTTVTSTGRDFALALYSPNGVLDSTFGTGGKKVDVVSSGHDEIAAVALDANGKIVVAGYTTVAGSTDVVVARYNTDGTPDSTFGTAGKTVTSVVAGNDRASGLVIQSDGKIVVSGTAVNNTTDEDFVAVRYNANGTLDSTFGNAGTTTVSFGAGTGVDQSNALALQNDGKLLLVGRTKTGVGSYDLALARLNANGTLDNTYGKDGKVITSAAPSSDTAQAVKVLGDNKIILTGSTFIDGKANDFVLARYIP; via the coding sequence ATGAACAAACGTTTCTGTGCACTTCTGGCCCTCACCACCCTGCTCGCCGCCTGCGGAACCACCCCCCGCGTGAACCAGGTGACCCCTCCCTCCAACAACCCCTCCAACATTCTGGGCTATGTGGACATGACCATCGGAGAAAACCCCCAGTTTCAGTGGGTGCAAAAAGATGCCAATGGCCAGTTTGTTCCCCAGAGCCTCGAACAGATTCCCCAGGGCATTGACCTGCAATTGCTCAGCAACGGCAACCCCTGGCTGGACAACGACCACGAACGCATCCTGATGTCCACCTACAAGGTGCGCAACGGCAAAGGCTCCACCGCATATCCCCAGCAGAAAAACGTCACCTTTCTGGCGATGGACAGCTACTACACCATCGACCACACCTCGATCATCAGCATGCGTGATGCCTACAACCAGGTGTTCTACAGCTCTGCTGTGGCCAACCGCATCATGCCCACCCATGGATCTTCGGTTTCCATCAGCCCCAACAGCATTGAGCCCAACCACTACACCACCATGGCCAACAGCGCCTACTCGGACCTGGTGTACTACACCGAAAACGAAATCCAGCACCTGCAAGGCACCAACAATGTGTTCCCCTGGGGCTTCGCGGTGCGCCACTGCCTGAACACCTCCTGCACCAGTTACGACCGCACCCTCCCCGCCAACCCCAACCTGTACCAGTACGATGGCAAGGTCACCTTTGCTTACAAGGTGCCTTTCTCTGCCTGCCTGCTCAGGTCCGTGCATGTGCTTTTCATGGTGGTCAAAGACGATGCCGCCGCTCCTCGCATTGTGCAAAGCGAAGACGAGCAGGCCAACAAGACCATCGCTGGCCTGGGCAGTGCACCTGCAGGCTGGAATGTGCTCAAACTCAATGGTTCCACCCTCTCCGGCGGCACCCTGTTGCAAAACGTGCGCATCACCGGCACCAGCAGCAGCCCTGAAGTGGTGATCAGCAAAAACACTGCTCCCACGGGCATCAACGTCAGCTCCACCAATGTGGCTTCTTACACTGCAGGTGCCGTGGTGGGCAACCTGACCCCCGTTGACAGCGGTGTGGCAGACATCTACAGCTACACCGTCAGTGACAGCCGTTTTGAAGTGGTGGCCGGGGTGCTGAAACTCAAAGCAGACCAGGCCATCGGCCTCACCCCCACCAGCATTCCCCTCACCGTCACGGTGACCGACAGTGCTGGCGGAACCTTCAACAAATCCCTCAACATTGCCGTGGTTCCCTCGGGCGGCCTGCGTGACCACACCTTCGGAGGGGGCCTGGGCATCGACATCACCAGTGTCAGCTCCAACGACGACCAGAGCTTTGGCCTGGATTTGCAAAGCCAGGGCAACAATGCTGGCAAAATCATCCAGGTGGGTCAGACCTTCAACCTCAACATGCCCGGCACCGGCAACGTCTACGACTTCGCCCTGGTGCGCCACAATGCAGATGGCTCTCTGGACACCAGCTTCGGCACCGGTGGCATGGTGATTGATCACGTTTCCAACGTTGCCAACGCCAGTGCAGGCAGTGATACCGCCCGCACCATCAAAGTGCTGCCTGACGATTCCATTCTGGTGGCTGGCATTGCCCGTGGGGGTTCCAGCACCAGCGCTGACTTCGCTCTGGTCAAGTACACCTCCAATGGCACCCGGGACCTCACCTTCGGCAGCAGTGGCAAGGTCCTCAGCAGCATCGGTGCAGGTTCGGCAGCAGATCAGGCCAACGGCATCGCCGTGCTGAACGACGGCAGAATCCTGCTGGCAGGCACCACCGTGACCAGCACAGGCAGGGACTTCGCCCTGGCCCTCTACAGCCCCAACGGTGTGCTGGACAGCACCTTTGGCACTGGCGGCAAAAAAGTGGATGTGGTGAGCAGCGGGCACGATGAAATCGCTGCTGTGGCCCTCGATGCCAATGGCAAAATCGTGGTGGCAGGCTACACCACTGTTGCAGGCAGCACCGATGTGGTGGTGGCCCGTTACAACACCGACGGCACTCCAGACAGCACCTTCGGCACCGCAGGCAAGACCGTCACCTCTGTGGTGGCAGGCAACGACAGGGCCAGCGGCCTGGTGATCCAGAGCGATGGCAAGATCGTGGTCTCTGGCACTGCTGTCAACAACACCACCGATGAAGATTTCGTGGCTGTGCGCTACAACGCCAACGGCACCCTGGACAGCACTTTCGGCAATGCTGGCACCACCACTGTCAGCTTTGGGGCAGGCACCGGAGTGGACCAGAGCAATGCACTGGCCCTGCAAAATGACGGGAAACTGCTGCTGGTTGGGCGCACCAAAACCGGCGTGGGCAGCTATGATCTGGCCCTGGCCCGCCTGAACGCCAACGGCACCCTGGACAACACTTACGGCAAGGATGGCAAAGTGATCACCTCTGCTGCCCCCAGCAGCGACACCGCCCAGGCGGTCAAAGTGCTCGGCGACAACAAGATCATCCTGACGGGCTCCACTTTCATTGATGGCAAAGCCAACGATTTCGTGCTGGCCCGCTACATCCCCTGA
- a CDS encoding ThuA domain-containing protein: MPKALIVYGGWEGHAPAQFNTWFRQRLERNGFEVQSLDRIEDITPESVQVDLIVPHWTMGKLTPQASQLIREAVLNGTGLAGIHGGMGDAFREDTEFQFMTGGQFVCHPGNIRPYSVQIKDHDHPISQGLQDFQVQTEQYYMHVDPANHVLATTTFDDQHAPWIAGTVMPIAWTRQHGKGRVFYHSLGHALSDMQVPEVEALTLRGFLWAARKE, translated from the coding sequence ATGCCAAAAGCATTGATTGTTTACGGAGGCTGGGAAGGCCACGCGCCCGCCCAATTCAACACCTGGTTCAGACAGCGTCTGGAGCGCAACGGTTTTGAGGTGCAAAGCCTGGACCGCATCGAGGACATCACCCCGGAGTCGGTGCAGGTGGATCTGATCGTGCCGCATTGGACCATGGGCAAACTCACCCCGCAGGCCAGCCAATTGATCCGCGAGGCTGTTCTGAACGGCACCGGGCTGGCAGGGATTCATGGGGGGATGGGAGATGCTTTCCGGGAAGACACCGAATTCCAGTTCATGACCGGAGGGCAGTTTGTCTGCCACCCTGGAAACATCCGGCCTTATTCAGTGCAGATCAAAGACCACGACCATCCCATTTCGCAGGGATTGCAGGATTTTCAGGTGCAAACCGAGCAGTACTACATGCATGTGGATCCTGCCAACCATGTGCTGGCCACCACCACCTTCGATGACCAGCATGCCCCCTGGATTGCTGGAACGGTGATGCCCATTGCCTGGACCCGTCAGCACGGCAAAGGTCGGGTCTTCTACCACTCTCTGGGACACGCCCTGTCGGACATGCAGGTGCCCGAGGTGGAAGCCCTGACCCTGCGGGGCTTCCTCTGGGCAGCCAGAAAGGAATGA